The Cryptosporangium aurantiacum genome has a window encoding:
- a CDS encoding helix-turn-helix domain-containing protein, which translates to MVRLPLTPAEVERGQRLGALLRHARGQRSMLTTALDAGVSPETLRKIESGRVATPAFSTIAAIADVLGLSLDALWTEVNRSADVAGSDHRAGERLVS; encoded by the coding sequence ATGGTCAGGTTGCCGCTCACTCCCGCAGAGGTCGAGCGCGGACAGCGTCTCGGCGCCCTCCTGCGACATGCCCGGGGGCAGCGCTCGATGCTCACCACCGCGTTGGACGCGGGCGTCTCACCGGAGACGCTCCGGAAGATCGAGTCCGGTCGCGTTGCCACGCCGGCGTTCTCGACCATCGCCGCGATCGCCGATGTGTTGGGGCTGTCGCTTGATGCACTGTGGACAGAGGTCAACCGGTCGGCCGACGTGGCCGGCTCGGATCACAGAGCCGGCGAGCGATTGGTTTCGTAA
- a CDS encoding MerR family transcriptional regulator, translating to MVQVKPKGGRSVRTDELDIADVASRTGLTASALRFYERRGLIESSGRNGLRRTYDPAVLDRITLIGCARAAGFTLAQIARFLVATPGDDELRKQMAAKAHALEEDIARLTRMRDSLRHAATCTHTPLVACPEFKSRLEADAP from the coding sequence ATGGTTCAAGTCAAGCCGAAAGGGGGTCGGAGCGTGCGCACCGACGAACTGGACATCGCCGACGTCGCGTCGCGGACCGGTCTGACCGCGTCGGCGCTGCGCTTCTACGAGCGGCGCGGGCTGATCGAATCGAGCGGCCGCAACGGGCTGCGCCGCACCTACGACCCCGCGGTCCTGGACCGGATCACGCTCATCGGGTGCGCACGCGCGGCGGGGTTCACGCTGGCCCAGATCGCCCGGTTCCTCGTCGCGACGCCCGGCGACGACGAGCTGCGGAAGCAGATGGCGGCGAAGGCGCACGCGCTGGAGGAGGACATCGCTCGCCTCACACGGATGCGCGACAGCCTCCGCCACGCCGCGACCTGCACCCACACCCCGCTGGTCGCCTGTCCCGAGTTCAAGTCCCGCCTGGAGGCCGACGCCCCCTGA
- a CDS encoding MarR family winged helix-turn-helix transcriptional regulator, translating into MAENTDALALIQLSGLVQGTFARVAERHDLTAVQGRLLCVLAQQPRGMAELARLFGVGKANLTGLVDRAEQRGLVERSVVPGDRRAVQVVLTEDGRRSARAFHSEVTGEIAGLLEPLSPAARAGFREAAVTIADAAAHPGAWGPARPC; encoded by the coding sequence GTGGCCGAGAACACCGACGCGCTCGCGTTGATCCAGCTCTCCGGGCTGGTGCAGGGCACGTTCGCGCGGGTCGCGGAGCGTCACGACCTGACGGCGGTGCAGGGGCGGCTGCTCTGCGTCCTGGCCCAGCAGCCGCGCGGCATGGCCGAGCTCGCCCGCCTCTTCGGGGTCGGTAAGGCGAACCTGACCGGGCTGGTCGACCGGGCGGAACAGCGCGGCCTGGTCGAACGCTCGGTGGTTCCCGGTGATCGCCGCGCGGTGCAGGTAGTGCTCACCGAGGACGGACGACGCTCGGCACGCGCGTTCCACAGCGAGGTCACCGGCGAAATCGCCGGTCTGCTGGAGCCGCTGTCACCGGCAGCGCGCGCCGGCTTCCGCGAGGCCGCGGTCACGATCGCCGACGCCGCGGCCCACCCCGGCGCCTGGGGCCCCGCCCGCCCCTGCTGA
- a CDS encoding MetQ/NlpA family ABC transporter substrate-binding protein, with protein MSENESPDSKSEELPDEPRLPSRGGAGRRRTVWIAAAAVVVVAALLIGFAVARGGDDDSGSGDKQTISIGVVDASQPYWKTFSKLADEELDVTLKFVNFNDYSQPNPALKEKQLDLNQFQHIQYLANYNVTAGDDLQPIGATAVYPLPLYSLKFKDPASLPANAKVAIPNDAINEARGLLVLQAAGLLTLKNGGGAFSTVEDIETKKVDVTTLDASQTAGALQSGSVVAAIVNNNYATPAGLKPTQAIFKDDPGSPSAAPYVNIFTARKADAKNETYLKLAALYHDPEVEKGVQEANSGTAVFRTTSPEQLQKDLATVEQQARDAKK; from the coding sequence ATGTCCGAGAACGAGTCACCCGACTCCAAATCCGAAGAGCTGCCCGACGAGCCGCGACTGCCGTCCCGCGGCGGTGCCGGCCGGCGCCGCACGGTGTGGATCGCCGCCGCCGCGGTGGTCGTCGTCGCCGCGCTGCTGATCGGCTTCGCGGTGGCGCGCGGCGGGGACGACGACAGCGGCTCCGGCGACAAGCAGACGATCAGCATCGGTGTCGTCGACGCGTCGCAGCCGTACTGGAAGACGTTCTCGAAGCTCGCCGACGAAGAGCTCGACGTCACGCTGAAGTTCGTCAACTTCAACGACTACAGCCAGCCGAACCCGGCGCTCAAGGAGAAGCAGCTGGACCTCAACCAGTTCCAGCACATCCAGTACCTGGCGAACTACAACGTCACCGCGGGTGACGACCTCCAGCCGATCGGCGCGACCGCGGTCTACCCGCTGCCGCTCTACTCGCTGAAGTTCAAGGACCCGGCGTCGCTGCCGGCGAACGCGAAGGTCGCGATCCCGAACGACGCGATCAACGAGGCGCGTGGCCTGCTCGTGCTCCAGGCCGCCGGGCTGCTGACGCTGAAGAACGGCGGCGGCGCGTTCTCCACCGTCGAGGACATCGAGACCAAGAAGGTCGACGTCACCACGCTCGACGCCTCGCAGACCGCCGGTGCGCTGCAGAGCGGCTCGGTGGTCGCCGCGATCGTGAACAACAACTACGCGACGCCGGCCGGGCTCAAGCCGACCCAGGCGATCTTCAAGGACGACCCGGGCAGCCCCAGCGCCGCGCCGTACGTCAACATCTTCACCGCTCGTAAGGCCGACGCGAAGAACGAGACGTACCTGAAGCTCGCCGCGCTCTACCACGACCCGGAGGTCGAGAAGGGCGTCCAGGAGGCGAACAGCGGCACCGCGGTGTTCCGCACAACCTCGCCGGAGCAGCTCCAGAAGGACCTCGCGACCGTGGAGCAGCAGGCCCGCGACGCGAAGAAGTAA
- the map gene encoding type I methionyl aminopeptidase: MIEILNPTDLPRAREAGALVGGILQTLEGRSAVGTNLLDIDRWAQEMIVDAGALSCYVDYEPSFGRGPFGHYICTSVNDAVLHGLPHDYTLADGDLLTLDLAVSLGGVVADSAISFLVGDSKPPESVAMIRATERALRAGIAAAGPGARIGDLSHAIGSVLSEAGYQINTEFGGHGVGSTMHQEPHISNTGRPGRGYKLRPGLLLALEPWVMADTAKLITDADGWTLRSATGCRTAHSEHTIFITDDGAEVLTLPK, from the coding sequence ATGATCGAGATCTTGAACCCGACCGACCTGCCCCGAGCCCGGGAGGCAGGTGCCCTGGTCGGGGGCATATTGCAAACCCTCGAGGGCCGCAGCGCGGTCGGCACGAACCTCCTGGACATCGACCGGTGGGCCCAGGAGATGATCGTCGACGCCGGGGCGCTGTCCTGCTACGTCGACTACGAGCCGTCCTTCGGACGCGGGCCGTTCGGTCACTACATCTGCACGTCGGTCAACGACGCCGTGCTCCACGGGCTGCCCCACGACTACACGCTTGCCGACGGCGACCTGCTGACGCTCGACCTCGCCGTCTCGCTGGGCGGAGTCGTCGCGGACTCCGCGATCAGCTTCCTCGTGGGCGACTCGAAGCCGCCGGAGAGCGTCGCGATGATCCGCGCGACCGAGCGCGCGTTGCGTGCGGGAATCGCCGCAGCCGGCCCCGGGGCTCGCATCGGGGACCTCTCCCACGCCATCGGCTCGGTCCTCAGCGAGGCGGGGTACCAGATCAACACCGAGTTCGGCGGACATGGCGTCGGCTCGACGATGCACCAGGAGCCGCACATTTCGAACACCGGGCGGCCCGGCCGTGGCTACAAGCTACGACCCGGGCTGCTGCTGGCCCTGGAGCCATGGGTCATGGCGGACACCGCCAAACTCATCACCGACGCCGATGGCTGGACGCTCCGGAGCGCGACGGGCTGCCGGACCGCACACAGCGAACACACGATCTTCATCACCGACGACGGAGCCGAGGTTCTCACCCTGCCGAAGTGA
- a CDS encoding methionine ABC transporter permease, whose amino-acid sequence MDEFVSNLPVYREAIQQTFYIVSISLVVGGLLGLVLGLVLYATRPGNLLSNRAVFVGINIAVNVVRPVPFVIFITAIQPLMLHTIGTTIGTNAVTFALSLSAAFAISRIVEQNLLTVDPGVVEAARAAGARPIGILVTVLIPEALGPLILGYTFIFVAIVDMSAQAGLFGGGGLGDFAITYGSQRYNWPVVYITVATIVVIVQAGQFLGNWLARRALRR is encoded by the coding sequence ATGGACGAGTTCGTCAGCAATCTCCCGGTGTACCGGGAGGCCATCCAGCAGACGTTCTACATCGTCTCGATCTCGCTGGTCGTCGGCGGTCTGCTCGGGCTGGTCCTGGGCCTGGTGCTGTACGCGACACGGCCGGGCAACCTGCTGTCCAACCGGGCGGTGTTCGTGGGGATCAACATCGCGGTGAACGTCGTCCGGCCGGTGCCGTTCGTCATCTTCATCACCGCGATCCAGCCGCTGATGCTGCACACGATCGGGACCACGATCGGCACGAACGCGGTGACGTTCGCGCTGTCGCTGTCGGCGGCGTTCGCGATCAGCCGGATCGTCGAGCAGAACCTGCTCACGGTCGACCCGGGTGTGGTCGAGGCGGCCCGCGCCGCCGGTGCCCGCCCGATCGGGATCCTGGTCACCGTGCTGATCCCCGAGGCGCTGGGCCCGTTGATCCTCGGTTACACGTTCATCTTCGTGGCGATCGTCGACATGTCCGCGCAGGCCGGGCTGTTCGGCGGCGGTGGCCTCGGCGACTTCGCGATCACGTACGGCTCGCAGCGTTACAACTGGCCGGTCGTCTACATCACGGTCGCGACGATCGTCGTCATCGTGCAGGCCGGTCAGTTCCTCGGGAACTGGCTCGCCCGCCGCGCCCTGCGGCGCTGA
- a CDS encoding MBL fold metallo-hydrolase — protein MRLTILGCRAGVPADGEPSSGYLVETAATRLLLDCGPGIATALSGILPAVDLDAVILSHLHSDHCYDLLPIGKSLLNRLAHFPGLGFETAGEFRPVPLYVPAGSGDLLRRWAGLFPVASTPILDRAFEVAFDVREYSPGDVVTVGDCTITLVELRHAAPNCGIRVLGPDSALAYTGDTGMTPALIDLARGVDLLVAEATLAEPDPGPHGHLCGREAGRVAAEAAVGALLLTHLPTRDKAWLDANRAAAAGEFDGPIRIARPAERIEIRAGR, from the coding sequence GTGCGACTGACGATCCTGGGCTGCCGGGCAGGGGTGCCCGCCGACGGTGAGCCGAGTTCGGGCTACCTGGTCGAGACCGCGGCGACCCGGCTGCTGCTGGACTGCGGACCGGGCATCGCCACCGCGCTCAGCGGCATCCTGCCCGCCGTCGACCTGGATGCGGTGATCCTCAGCCACCTGCACAGCGACCACTGCTACGACTTGCTGCCGATCGGGAAGTCGCTGCTCAACCGGCTGGCGCACTTCCCTGGCCTCGGCTTCGAGACGGCCGGGGAGTTCCGGCCGGTGCCGCTCTACGTCCCGGCCGGGAGCGGTGACCTGCTGCGCCGGTGGGCCGGGCTGTTCCCGGTCGCCTCGACGCCGATCCTGGACCGCGCGTTCGAGGTGGCCTTCGACGTCCGGGAGTACTCGCCGGGTGACGTCGTCACGGTGGGGGACTGCACGATCACGCTGGTCGAGCTGCGGCACGCGGCCCCGAACTGCGGCATCCGCGTGCTCGGCCCGGACAGCGCCCTGGCCTACACCGGTGACACCGGGATGACCCCGGCGCTGATCGACCTGGCGCGCGGCGTCGACCTGCTGGTGGCGGAGGCGACGCTGGCGGAACCCGATCCCGGACCGCACGGCCATCTCTGCGGCCGCGAGGCCGGCCGCGTGGCGGCCGAAGCGGCCGTCGGTGCGCTGCTGCTGACCCATCTGCCCACGCGCGACAAGGCCTGGTTGGACGCCAATCGCGCGGCCGCCGCCGGTGAGTTCGACGGTCCGATCCGGATCGCACGCCCCGCCGAGCGCATCGAGATCCGCGCAGGCCGCTAG
- a CDS encoding Dyp-type peroxidase, giving the protein MNRRGLLTGGAAAVGGALVGAATAVAASSDEPAPVVRMKDVDYGHAIEPFHGRRQSGVDTRPQAFASFVGFTLKPGTDRAALGRMLRLLTDDAARLTQGRPALGDTEAELALLPARLTVTFGFGPGLYEAAGLAARRPASAVDLPAFAIDRLQARWSGGDLLLQICADDATTVAHAQRMLIKDARPFAAVRWVQRGFRRGRGVESDGATHRNLMGQLDGTVNPVVGSPSYDPAVWVRDGPVWLKDSTTLVLRRIRMEIETWDKLSRTDKELAVGRKLDTGAPLTGEREHDEPDFTAVDSVGLPVMPNFAHVTRAHVSDERLRILRRPYSYDGEPDAAGVPDSGLIFAAFQADIAQQYVPIQKRLAEQDLMNQWTTPIGSAVFAIPPGCAEGGWVGEQVLS; this is encoded by the coding sequence GTGAACAGGCGCGGTCTGCTCACCGGCGGTGCCGCGGCCGTCGGCGGTGCGCTCGTCGGCGCCGCGACCGCGGTGGCCGCCTCCTCCGACGAGCCGGCGCCCGTCGTCCGAATGAAAGACGTGGACTATGGGCACGCGATCGAGCCGTTCCACGGCCGACGTCAGTCGGGCGTCGACACCCGTCCGCAGGCGTTCGCGTCGTTCGTGGGGTTCACGCTCAAGCCCGGCACCGACCGGGCAGCCCTCGGCCGGATGCTGCGGCTGCTCACCGACGACGCGGCCCGGCTCACCCAGGGGCGGCCCGCGCTCGGCGACACCGAGGCCGAGCTCGCGCTGCTCCCGGCCCGGCTGACCGTCACGTTCGGTTTCGGCCCCGGCCTCTACGAGGCCGCCGGGCTGGCCGCGCGGCGGCCCGCGTCCGCCGTCGACCTGCCCGCGTTCGCCATCGACCGCCTGCAGGCGCGCTGGTCCGGCGGTGATCTGCTCCTGCAGATCTGTGCGGACGACGCGACGACGGTCGCCCACGCCCAACGCATGCTCATCAAGGACGCCAGGCCGTTCGCGGCCGTCCGCTGGGTGCAGCGCGGGTTCCGGCGTGGGCGCGGCGTCGAGTCCGACGGCGCCACCCACCGTAACCTGATGGGCCAGCTCGACGGCACGGTCAACCCGGTCGTCGGTAGCCCGTCGTACGATCCGGCGGTGTGGGTCCGTGACGGCCCGGTCTGGCTGAAGGACAGCACCACGCTCGTGCTCCGCCGGATCCGGATGGAGATCGAGACCTGGGACAAGCTGTCGCGCACCGACAAGGAACTTGCCGTCGGCCGCAAGCTCGATACGGGCGCGCCGCTGACCGGCGAGCGCGAGCACGACGAGCCGGACTTCACCGCGGTGGACTCCGTCGGCCTGCCGGTGATGCCGAACTTCGCGCACGTGACCCGGGCACACGTGAGCGATGAACGGCTCCGCATTCTCCGTCGTCCTTACAGTTACGACGGCGAACCGGACGCGGCGGGCGTCCCCGACAGCGGGCTGATCTTCGCCGCGTTCCAGGCCGACATCGCGCAGCAGTACGTCCCGATCCAGAAGCGACTCGCCGAACAGGACCTGATGAACCAGTGGACGACACCGATCGGATCCGCCGTTTTTGCGATCCCGCCCGGCTGCGCCGAGGGCGGCTGGGTCGGGGAGCAGGTGCTGTCCTGA
- a CDS encoding TetR/AcrR family transcriptional regulator, whose product MTRRGEDHGGAVPRGRLDKRPAILDAAFDVFSQEGYAAAGVEVIAAKAGVAKHTVYNHFGDKLGLLRAVIAVEAERTAARNLAALDPLRKPDEDVRTVLEQAGFRLLECFNDDRSAALRRLAYAEVSQAPELLDLIQGRSVEAVTELLIAPAVQSDAPGEP is encoded by the coding sequence GTGACGCGGCGCGGCGAGGACCACGGTGGCGCCGTGCCGCGCGGGCGCCTGGACAAGCGTCCGGCGATCCTCGACGCGGCGTTCGACGTGTTCTCCCAGGAGGGGTACGCGGCGGCCGGCGTCGAGGTGATCGCGGCGAAGGCCGGTGTCGCCAAGCACACCGTGTACAACCACTTCGGCGACAAGCTGGGGCTGCTGCGCGCGGTGATCGCGGTCGAGGCCGAGCGAACCGCCGCCCGGAACCTGGCCGCGCTGGACCCCCTGCGGAAGCCGGACGAGGACGTGCGGACCGTGCTCGAGCAGGCCGGGTTCCGCCTGCTGGAGTGCTTCAACGACGACCGATCGGCGGCCCTGCGTCGGCTGGCGTACGCCGAGGTCAGCCAGGCGCCCGAGCTGCTGGACCTGATCCAGGGCCGGTCGGTCGAGGCGGTGACGGAGCTTCTAATTGCACCGGCAGTGCAATCCGATGCACCGGGAGAGCCATGA
- a CDS encoding PepSY-associated TM helix domain-containing protein, whose amino-acid sequence MTVNADPPRETEPNTPEPTATTAVADPPQTSPAEPAATAGAVAPARSARWALLRRLHFYAGILIAPFLFVAALTGLAYTLAPQLNQVVYGQELRVDAVRDTKVPLADQVSAARQAHPDGTLSTVSVFDDPEATTQISFSTPELAAEDKVSTVYVDPYSGEVRGTLTTWYGATPLQTWLDSFHRTLNLGDTGRLYSELAASWLWVVALGGLVLWLGRKHAYRGERAARRRAVLPDLKAKGVRRTRGWHASVGVWTIVGLLILSATGLTWSQYAGARFGSLLDAMQGHAPALDAALPTGGHHSSPAPAEPRESDLPSGASLEQVLEAAGPMDGRLDIAIPPDASTAYTVAQDDGLWPVGFDQVAVDPASGDVLQRVEYGDWPFLAKLTKIGIRAHMGELFGLVNQILLAALALGQLCVIVWGYRMWWQRRPTRSDRKAVLGSAPPRGGWRTLPRWFLVVGIPVTLFVGWAMPLLGITLGVFLVVDLLVGAFRWALRTPPPRLTD is encoded by the coding sequence GTGACCGTGAACGCTGATCCACCCCGCGAGACCGAACCGAACACTCCCGAACCGACCGCCACCACCGCCGTCGCCGATCCACCGCAGACCTCACCAGCCGAACCGGCCGCGACTGCGGGGGCAGTGGCGCCTGCGCGCTCGGCGCGCTGGGCGCTGTTGCGACGTCTGCACTTCTACGCCGGGATCCTCATCGCGCCGTTCCTGTTCGTCGCCGCGCTGACCGGCCTGGCCTACACGCTCGCGCCGCAGCTCAACCAGGTCGTCTACGGCCAGGAGCTCCGCGTCGACGCGGTGCGCGACACAAAGGTCCCGCTCGCCGACCAGGTCTCCGCGGCCCGCCAGGCCCATCCCGACGGCACCCTCAGCACCGTCTCGGTGTTCGACGATCCGGAGGCGACGACCCAGATCTCGTTCTCCACCCCGGAGCTCGCGGCCGAGGACAAGGTCAGCACCGTCTACGTCGATCCGTACTCCGGCGAGGTGCGCGGCACGCTGACCACCTGGTACGGCGCCACTCCCCTGCAGACCTGGCTGGACAGCTTCCACCGCACGCTGAATCTCGGCGACACCGGACGGCTCTACTCCGAGCTGGCCGCGTCCTGGCTCTGGGTCGTCGCGCTTGGCGGCCTGGTCCTCTGGCTCGGCCGCAAGCATGCCTACCGCGGTGAGCGCGCGGCGCGTCGCCGTGCGGTGCTGCCCGACCTGAAGGCGAAGGGCGTCCGCCGGACGCGCGGCTGGCACGCGTCGGTCGGCGTCTGGACCATCGTCGGACTACTGATCCTCTCCGCGACCGGGCTCACCTGGTCGCAGTACGCCGGTGCACGGTTCGGTTCACTGCTCGACGCCATGCAGGGCCACGCCCCCGCGCTGGACGCCGCCCTCCCTACCGGCGGCCACCACAGCAGCCCCGCGCCGGCCGAACCGCGGGAATCGGACCTGCCGTCCGGCGCGTCCCTCGAGCAGGTCCTCGAGGCCGCCGGACCGATGGACGGTCGGCTCGACATCGCGATCCCGCCCGACGCGAGCACCGCGTACACGGTCGCGCAGGACGACGGCCTGTGGCCGGTCGGGTTCGATCAGGTCGCGGTCGATCCCGCGTCCGGCGACGTCCTGCAGCGGGTGGAGTACGGGGACTGGCCGTTCCTCGCCAAGCTCACGAAGATCGGCATCCGCGCGCACATGGGCGAGTTGTTCGGACTCGTCAACCAGATCCTGCTGGCCGCACTCGCGCTCGGCCAGCTCTGCGTCATCGTCTGGGGCTACCGCATGTGGTGGCAGCGGCGCCCCACGCGCAGCGACCGTAAGGCCGTTCTCGGCTCGGCGCCGCCGCGCGGCGGCTGGCGGACGCTGCCGCGCTGGTTCCTGGTCGTCGGTATCCCGGTGACGCTGTTCGTCGGCTGGGCGATGCCGCTGCTCGGAATCACGCTCGGCGTGTTCCTCGTCGTCGACCTGCTCGTCGGCGCGTTCCGCTGGGCGCTCCGCACGCCGCCACCGCGGCTGACCGACTGA
- a CDS encoding methionine ABC transporter ATP-binding protein, producing MPAEVHVRFEHVGKSFNGRGRKAAPQVALEDVNLEIRRGEVFGVIGHSGAGKSTLVRLINGLETPTTGKVHVGERELTALSERGRREVRRDIGMIFQQFNLFRSRTVAGNVAYPLKVAGVKQPERDKRVARLLDFVGLLDRAHDHPEQLSGGQKQRVGIARALATEPSLLLADEATSALDPETTGEVLALLRRVNRDLGVTIVIITHELDVIRSVADRVAVLDSGRVVETGSAYDVFAQAKTEAAAQFVRTALRDRPSPETLARLRARHPGRLITVRVRDQEGFQTRLARTFLDHQVAADIVFGGISELQERPVGSLTFELTGDEDAVDAALAALRADGVDLVEEEA from the coding sequence ATGCCCGCCGAGGTACACGTGCGCTTCGAGCACGTCGGCAAGTCGTTCAACGGACGTGGCCGCAAGGCCGCGCCCCAGGTGGCGCTCGAGGACGTCAACCTGGAGATACGCCGCGGTGAGGTGTTCGGCGTCATCGGCCATTCGGGGGCGGGCAAGAGCACGCTGGTGCGGTTGATCAACGGCCTGGAGACGCCGACGACCGGGAAGGTCCACGTCGGCGAGCGCGAGCTGACCGCGCTGTCCGAGCGGGGCCGCCGCGAGGTGCGCCGCGACATCGGGATGATCTTCCAGCAGTTCAACCTGTTCCGGTCGCGGACGGTGGCCGGCAACGTCGCGTACCCGCTGAAGGTCGCGGGCGTGAAACAACCCGAGCGCGACAAGCGGGTGGCGCGGCTGCTGGACTTCGTCGGGCTGCTCGACCGCGCCCACGACCACCCCGAACAGCTCTCCGGCGGGCAGAAGCAGCGGGTCGGCATCGCCCGCGCGCTGGCCACCGAGCCGTCGCTGCTGCTCGCGGACGAGGCGACCAGCGCGCTCGACCCGGAGACCACCGGTGAGGTGCTGGCGCTGTTGCGCCGGGTCAACCGCGATCTCGGCGTCACGATCGTGATCATCACCCACGAGCTGGACGTCATCCGGTCGGTCGCCGACCGGGTCGCGGTGCTCGACTCCGGACGGGTCGTCGAGACCGGCAGCGCCTACGACGTTTTCGCGCAAGCGAAGACCGAGGCCGCCGCCCAGTTCGTGCGCACCGCGCTGCGCGACCGGCCGTCGCCGGAGACGCTGGCCCGCCTCCGTGCCCGGCACCCCGGACGGTTGATCACGGTCCGGGTGCGTGATCAGGAGGGCTTCCAGACCCGGCTGGCCCGCACGTTCCTCGACCACCAGGTGGCCGCGGACATCGTGTTCGGCGGCATCAGCGAACTCCAGGAGCGTCCGGTGGGCAGCCTGACGTTCGAGCTCACCGGGGACGAGGACGCGGTGGACGCCGCCCTCGCGGCGTTGCGCGCGGACGGCGTCGATCTGGTCGAGGAAGAGGCCTGA
- a CDS encoding copper chaperone PCu(A)C — translation MSSRSRGLALLAATVLSAGVLAGCGGSTDASTPTTTPTAPTPSTPTASTSSAASAITVTDPWVKAADKGMTAAFGTLVNTTDKPLTVVGASSPVSVMELHEMVMKDGKMLMQPKEGGFTLPAGGKHELSPGGDHLMFMSVKTPVKPGDEVTITLALSDGSTVPFTAVGKPFTGAEESYDPGAHS, via the coding sequence ATGTCTTCTCGTTCCCGCGGCCTCGCCCTGCTGGCCGCCACCGTCCTCTCCGCCGGCGTGCTCGCCGGGTGCGGTGGCTCGACCGATGCGTCGACGCCCACCACGACCCCGACCGCCCCTACCCCCAGCACCCCGACCGCCAGCACGTCGTCCGCCGCGTCCGCGATCACCGTCACCGACCCCTGGGTCAAGGCCGCCGACAAGGGCATGACCGCGGCGTTCGGCACGCTGGTCAACACCACCGACAAGCCGCTGACCGTGGTCGGCGCGTCCTCGCCCGTCTCCGTGATGGAACTGCACGAGATGGTGATGAAGGACGGCAAGATGCTCATGCAGCCGAAGGAGGGCGGGTTCACGCTGCCCGCCGGCGGGAAGCACGAGCTCTCGCCCGGCGGCGACCACCTGATGTTCATGAGCGTGAAAACCCCGGTGAAGCCTGGCGACGAGGTCACGATCACGCTCGCACTGTCCGACGGCAGCACCGTGCCGTTCACCGCGGTCGGCAAGCCGTTCACCGGCGCCGAGGAGAGCTACGACCCCGGCGCACACTCGTGA
- a CDS encoding copper resistance CopC family protein, translating to MVVAFVLALTPQPARAHSGLTSSSPAADSTVTTAPTELTLTFAEVVRGSLSTVVVTGPDGARYQSGSLRAVDRTLTQPVKPLISGRYTVAWRIVSADGHPLQGVYTFTADLPSPSPSPVAPTTPSAADTPSAVDTPSPAAVSAAQEDEGGNGLLLAAAAAGLLVVIVGGVALVWRRRSA from the coding sequence TTGGTCGTTGCGTTCGTGCTGGCGCTGACGCCGCAACCGGCGCGGGCGCACTCCGGGCTGACGAGTAGCAGCCCGGCCGCCGACAGCACGGTCACCACCGCGCCGACCGAGCTCACGCTGACGTTCGCCGAGGTGGTCCGGGGATCGTTGAGCACGGTCGTGGTGACCGGTCCGGACGGGGCGCGCTACCAGTCCGGCTCGCTCCGCGCCGTCGACCGGACCCTCACCCAGCCGGTGAAGCCGCTGATCTCGGGTAGGTACACGGTGGCCTGGCGGATCGTGTCCGCGGACGGGCACCCGCTGCAGGGCGTCTACACGTTCACCGCGGACCTGCCGTCGCCGAGCCCGAGCCCTGTTGCTCCGACCACGCCGTCGGCGGCCGACACCCCGTCCGCGGTCGACACCCCGTCTCCGGCTGCCGTCTCGGCGGCTCAGGAGGACGAGGGCGGGAACGGTCTGTTGCTCGCGGCCGCGGCCGCGGGCCTGCTCGTCGTGATCGTCGGCGGCGTGGCGCTGGTGTGGAGGCGTCGTTCCGCGTGA
- a CDS encoding PPOX class F420-dependent oxidoreductase, giving the protein MNFTDEEVTYIRSQRLARIATVSSGGQPDVVPVGYEFDGERFVIGGYDPTNTRRARNVRDGNELVALVIDDLASTNPWTPRYLRVYGTAELVDRGGHDVLVVTPETSWSLNLAGEWSAGSGGRIAPRKAQHR; this is encoded by the coding sequence ATGAACTTCACGGACGAAGAGGTCACGTACATCCGCTCGCAGCGGCTCGCCCGCATCGCCACGGTCTCCTCCGGTGGGCAGCCCGACGTCGTGCCGGTCGGCTACGAGTTCGACGGCGAGCGTTTTGTCATCGGCGGCTACGACCCGACGAACACCCGCCGCGCGCGCAACGTGCGCGACGGCAACGAGCTGGTCGCGCTGGTCATCGACGACCTCGCGTCCACGAACCCGTGGACACCGCGGTACCTCCGGGTCTACGGCACCGCCGAGCTCGTCGACCGCGGTGGGCACGACGTTCTCGTGGTCACCCCGGAGACGTCGTGGAGCCTGAACCTGGCCGGTGAGTGGTCGGCGGGCAGCGGTGGCCGCATCGCACCACGCAAGGCCCAGCACCGGTAG